A portion of the Desulfobacterales bacterium genome contains these proteins:
- a CDS encoding sigma 54-interacting transcriptional regulator → MKKIPLNNIINGIPHAVAILDEQLRIQAMNSALENLSGYSASEAQGILIDYILRADVGAKELGAAFEDEKFFSHEGNTISAARKKVAVRISASPLKDRKEQIAGLLVFVEDITFLRELDEKVHHRSTPGGIVGHSRGMQEIFELLPVLAATDATVLITGETGTGKDLLAETIHRVSKRAQYPFIKVNCGAIPESLLESELFGHKRGAFTGAHNDKPGMFRLAQGGTIFLTEIGDLPLLLQVKLLTVLDDREFFPLGSTSKTNVDVRIITGTHRDLKQLVQDGGFREDLFYRLNVLRAHLPPLRERGDDIRLLLDHFLGEISAGAKKNIKGFTRKAYDILESYDFPGNIRELRNIVEFAVSMCREGWIDINHLPTNILLPKPPALTRQPDEMGKNRREASAGTPVSNDIPITGASWPEIEKQKILTALSKTNGNRTKAAKLLGCGRSTLWRKIKQHKIG, encoded by the coding sequence ATGAAAAAGATTCCACTTAACAATATTATCAATGGCATCCCTCACGCCGTAGCCATCCTGGACGAGCAACTGCGCATCCAGGCAATGAACAGCGCGCTGGAAAACCTGTCCGGCTACAGCGCCTCCGAGGCACAAGGAATACTTATCGACTATATTCTCCGGGCCGACGTCGGCGCCAAGGAGCTTGGCGCCGCTTTTGAGGACGAAAAGTTTTTTTCCCATGAAGGAAACACCATCAGCGCCGCGCGCAAGAAGGTCGCCGTACGCATCAGCGCCTCGCCGCTGAAGGACAGAAAGGAGCAAATCGCCGGTCTGCTTGTTTTTGTGGAGGACATCACCTTTCTACGTGAGCTTGACGAAAAGGTACACCATCGCTCTACTCCAGGGGGGATTGTAGGACACAGCCGGGGAATGCAGGAAATCTTCGAACTGCTGCCGGTGTTGGCCGCCACCGACGCCACTGTTCTTATTACCGGCGAAACCGGCACCGGCAAGGATCTCCTGGCGGAGACCATCCATCGGGTCTCCAAGCGGGCGCAGTATCCATTCATCAAGGTCAATTGCGGCGCCATCCCCGAAAGCCTGCTTGAATCCGAGCTTTTCGGGCACAAGCGCGGCGCATTCACCGGAGCGCACAACGATAAACCCGGCATGTTCCGCCTGGCCCAGGGCGGCACGATCTTTCTTACGGAAATAGGAGATCTGCCGTTGCTCTTGCAGGTCAAGCTGCTCACCGTTCTCGACGACCGGGAATTTTTCCCCCTCGGCAGCACCAGCAAAACCAATGTGGATGTGCGCATTATCACCGGGACGCATCGCGATTTGAAACAGCTGGTCCAGGACGGCGGCTTCCGGGAGGACCTCTTTTACAGGCTGAATGTGCTAAGGGCTCATCTACCCCCATTGCGGGAGCGGGGTGATGACATCAGGCTGTTGCTTGATCATTTCCTTGGGGAGATCAGCGCCGGGGCCAAGAAGAACATCAAGGGGTTTACCAGGAAGGCTTATGACATCCTGGAAAGTTATGACTTTCCGGGGAATATCCGGGAACTCCGAAATATCGTGGAATTTGCGGTCAGCATGTGCCGAGAGGGCTGGATCGACATCAATCACCTGCCGACAAATATCCTGTTACCGAAGCCCCCCGCTCTAACCAGGCAGCCGGATGAAATGGGAAAAAACCGCCGGGAAGCCTCAGCCGGCACACCCGTCTCGAATGACATCCCCATAACGGGAGCCAGCTGGCCTGAAATAGAAAAGCAGAAAATCCTGACCGCCCTGTCGAAAACCAACGGCAATCGCACGAAAGCGGCCAAACTGCTTGGCTGCGGCAGAAGCACATTGTGGCGGAAAATCAAACAGCACAAAATCGGATGA